The following coding sequences lie in one Xanthomonas hortorum pv. pelargonii genomic window:
- a CDS encoding rhodanese-like domain-containing protein has protein sequence MNFEELQAFVGRNPMLSLALVGLTIALIVTEVARLFRGYRALTPAELTRLINSENALVIDLSPTADFEKGHIAGSRNVALAKFDPAGKLLANAKASPVVVVCRNGNASAGAAKTLKKAGFEKVYWLDGGVAAWQIAELPLVKGRA, from the coding sequence GTGAATTTCGAAGAGCTGCAGGCCTTTGTCGGCCGCAACCCCATGTTGTCGCTGGCCCTGGTGGGCTTGACCATCGCCCTGATCGTCACCGAGGTCGCGCGCCTGTTCCGTGGGTATCGCGCACTCACGCCGGCCGAGCTGACCCGTTTGATCAACAGCGAGAACGCGCTGGTGATCGACCTGTCGCCCACCGCCGATTTCGAAAAAGGCCATATCGCCGGCAGCCGCAATGTGGCGCTGGCCAAGTTCGACCCGGCCGGCAAATTGCTTGCCAACGCCAAGGCCTCCCCCGTGGTGGTGGTCTGCCGTAACGGCAACGCCTCGGCAGGCGCGGCCAAGACGCTCAAGAAGGCCGGCTTCGAGAAGGTGTACTGGCTCGATGGCGGTGTGGCTGCCTGGCAGATCGCCGAGCTGCCGCTGGTCAAGGGTCGCGCCTGA
- the secB gene encoding protein-export chaperone SecB, with amino-acid sequence MSDEIINGAVAPADAAAGPAFTIEKIYVKDVSFESPNAPAVFNDANQPELQLNLNQKVQRLNDNAFEVVLAVTLTCTAGGKTAYVAEVQQAGVFGLVGLEPQAIDVLLGTQCPNILFPYVRTLVSDLIQAGGFPPFYLQPINFEALYAETLRQRSQGEGTSLADSEPAGNA; translated from the coding sequence ATGTCCGACGAAATCATCAACGGCGCCGTTGCGCCGGCCGACGCCGCTGCTGGCCCCGCTTTCACCATCGAGAAGATTTACGTCAAGGACGTTTCTTTCGAATCGCCGAACGCACCGGCCGTCTTCAACGATGCCAACCAGCCCGAGCTGCAGCTGAACCTCAATCAGAAGGTGCAGCGCCTCAACGACAACGCCTTCGAAGTCGTGCTGGCCGTGACCCTGACCTGCACCGCCGGTGGCAAGACCGCCTACGTGGCCGAAGTGCAGCAGGCCGGCGTGTTCGGCCTGGTAGGCCTGGAGCCGCAGGCGATCGACGTGCTGCTCGGCACCCAGTGCCCGAACATCCTGTTCCCGTATGTGCGCACCCTGGTCAGCGACCTGATCCAGGCCGGCGGCTTCCCGCCGTTCTACCTGCAGCCGATCAACTTCGAAGCCCTGTACGCAGAAACCCTGCGCCAGCGCTCGCAGGGCGAAGGCACCTCGCTGGCCGATTCCGAGCCGGCTGGCAACGCCTAA